ttttcataagatATCCTAAAAAACTTACAGAAATAAGCTGGAAATAACTTATAAACATgtcaaaagattttttttttaaaagttctTTCAAACAAGCCACGAATGATTTTGTGAGTTGATAAAcgcaaataagtcaattcaaacagtgttttataatattatagatGACAAAGAATGGATTAAAACTATTTGCATTGCAATTGAATCTTACCATGAAATAGCCAATGATGAAAGCATAAGTGGATACTTCCATAGCATAATCCTTGTACTCTACTAGACACCAAATTCCACTCGCAAGACTACAAATTGCACCTACTGAAACACCACTAAGAAAACAGAATGCACCAGTGAGATCAAAGTTGATCAATTCCTCTAGTCCAACCCTAATGAACATTTCCCAAGTATCAGAAGATGCTTGCACAAAACCTTTGTTATAAACTCCAACATGAACAAAACCCCATCTATTCCCCTTTGTCACAAGAAGCGACGCAATTCCCATCGAACAACTAACACAAGAAAACATGCATTCATTTGTTTCTCCTCCAATCAGACTTGTTGATCGCGCAAAGCCTCTGAAGAGTCCGATGATCGGAACGAGGATAGAGCCTACGCAAACACTTCCAATTAAGTGCTTGACCGTGTCACGAAATGCTACCCTGGTGTCTATGTCACCTCCTCCAGAAAAATGCATATACTTGACCCTTGAAACTGTGACTTGCATTGCATTCTTCATAACATGCATAGTCCATCCTAAGCTCAGGATGATTACGAAGATGAAAACGTCAGCTAGTTTGGTTCTTTTTTCGATAGCTCTTGCCCCTCCGATTCCAGCCACCAGAAAACAACAGTAAACAGTACTGACGATGATCAACGAACATGCTAAGAACTTGGTTTTAGCAGGAGGATAAGCTATCGAAACCGAAAAGATTTCCGCAGCGTATACAAACCTCTTACTGACCCAACAACCATAGAGAGATTGAATCACTGCAGAAACCAATGAAACTATACCAGCTATCAAACTTACTGCAGAACCAATTAACACAAAAAGAATTCCcattgcacatgttaacaatGGACTCAACCAAAATGCTGCCTTGAGTGCCTTTTTCGGGTGGCGCGCAACGATCCATTGCCATGTGAAACCAAGAATTCCTGCACATACTGTTGATACTAGAACTGGAGGGTACCATTTCTCAGGATGGAAATGGTGAGTTAAAGAGTCTAAGATAAGACCATAGATGGTGATGAAAATCACCAAGAATGAAATCAAGACCAGATTCAAGTAGAAAAGAATCTTGAATACTTTTCTCACTGTTTCTCCTGTCACTGTTGTTGTGTTTACAAAGCTTGAATCTTGTGCCTGCACTTCAAACAACCAAGTTCACTCTAGGCTTATATTGATTAATAGCTATGCTACGGCGCTATAACGCTGTTTAGAACataatgttgtcaaatagtggctaCGGTGGCGCTATACCACTGTTGCATAGCGAAATTTGCACAAACTGTTATTTTCTAAACAGCGCTATAACGCTGTTTAGaacaaaatgttgtcaaataacGGCTATGGTGGCGCTATAGCACTGTTGCATAGCGAAATTTGTAAACACTGTTATTTTCTGTGATCACAATTGACAAAACTGAGATAAACTCGAGAATATATGGATTGTGTCTGCACTCTGCAACATTTGATCTTGTTTCAAGTTGAAAGAAGATTTGAAGCAAAAGGAAATTACACTGTTCATAGAAAAaagtaaagaagaaaaaagattaaaggaacaaagagaaagaaaaaaagacctCAATGGGGTGAAGATTTTGCTGTTGAACTTGTGATTGTGTGGTTCTGGTATGATTATTCAAATTGGCCATTGAAACTGCACTCAACTCAAGAATTCAAACACTCAAAAAGAGTTTCTTGGATTTTCTTTCACTTTCTTGTTCCCCACCAATGAGACAAACTCagatggaagaaaaaaaatcttaatttctAAGTCTCAGAAGCttcaaaatatgatatgatatgactCAGATTCTTTTTGCTTGAATGATTGAAACAATGTCACATTTCATATAGCACTTTCTTTGTTTTACAAGCCATTGACCAAAACTTCATTCTGAAAGCtatgcaaatatatatttaagtaTTAAGTCATAAGATAATTAATAGAATATttcatattgtatttttatttatttatgcaaCAGTTTCTAGAACGTGTAAAtgtttattcaatgaatttttatggcatttttttctttctaaatttgtgaatattatatatgtaaatctcatatatatatttagtaaTTTAAGCGATGCTgtgattttcaatattttgtttcttttcttttgacacaattcaataattttatttctgtTGATGCATTTTTTAATTAGTAATGGttgacccttttttttttataaagtatatTTGATAATTCGAAGAGCATTTAGACATCAACCGACAAAACAGATTTCgcccctattttttttataaagtataattttaatcataaattattttaagtatgacttataagatatggaaaatgctaaacagtgcccccggggcactggttaagcatttaaaaatagaaattctgtCTCGAAATGCGTACATTCAATACATCAAAAGTAtcaaaagttgtcttttcaatatttattttattttttatttccttttttagtatgcttaacaagtgccccgggggcactgtttagcatgacccataagatatttataataaaaatcaattattattttttggtaaaaaaaaatcaattattttgatgatgtgacaACTCACAATTGACCATAGTGTATACTTGACACATATAcagtattaattaaattattgtgaTTCTTGATATGGGCAAGTGTAAGGATAAAATTTATGTgcatttttttaactaaacattTATGTGCATTTTATTACATgctttatttatgatttttaatttaaaatatactcATACATTTTTATTCAGATATGGTGTGAAAAATCATAGTTAATGAAGAACATACAAAAAGCACATAAAAAACTACAAGCATAAATcacattaaattttgaataattaatttgaaaGATAAAACTTAGATGTATTTTTTTGAAGTGCTTTTCGTATGATTTTTAACTAATTAATCATGATTGTGATTTTGGtgaacaaaattatttaaaagctctttttatgtttaatttttataatataatataatacttAATATAATAACTGAGACATGCTGAACAGCAAAAAGGTCCTCCTGGCTCTCTCTTATTATGGTTCAAGGGCCCTGTTAGGTGAATTTTTGTCTGGAAAATTTGGTGTTTTGCAAAGGAAAAAGGTGACACGAAGTAAACAGCTTTTTAGAAACAAATTaaaggaaagagagaaaaaatagttGTCCAACTAACTGCTAACTAATTTTCAAGTCTTTGTCTAGTATACTTATATGAACAAAACAcaatacaaaaattaatttaatatgaacCACAAGTAGTCAAAATGTGactgaatttatttattcacaCAAAAAGTTGACATTCTAGgtaccaaaaaaaagttgacattcttaatttcttgttgttgaaaaaacaaagttaaagatTTAATTTAAACAATTTAATTGGTAAGTACTTTTCAGCCAAGTTTTAGGCTCCGTTTGGTACGATGAAAATAAAGTGGAaggaaaaaattacacaaaccaATGCATGAATTTGGATAAAAGTTTGTCCAAGTTCATGCATTGGtttgcgtaatttttttttccttctacttTCTTTTCATCATACCAAACAGACCATTAAAGTTTGGCTTGGACCTGCAGATCGACTGGTCCAACCAAAAATTAGAGGCATGATCAACTCGAGATAAGTATTGGATAGGTTATATAACTGAATGAATTTATGTAAATTAATCAGATTTACAGAAAAAATGGTGAATCAGTGATTCTAATCAGATTAAACCattttttgtgttaaaaaaaaaaggctaaaATCAACTAaccatttataaaataaaaaataaaagccgTGTTATTTGGTGGGCAGACAAATATAAAAAGTCATccttttaattttatctttgattttttgtttatatgcttaacaagtgtttCGAATTTCTGTTTGCATGAttcttttgatatttatttattttacatgtATTCTTCGTATCCTCTGAAACATTTGATCCACATTACATAATAAAATGCAAATGTAAATGTCTAtgtgaacttagctcagttggcagggacatcacattttatacgTAGGAGTCGGAGGTCGAACTGTTGTGAAATCccacatcggatgtgagttgCCTGGACAAcggtttataagtaagagacaatcttcaccttacaagccggttttgtagggttgagttaacTCCAACACTCATTTTCAGATACTCCACTTATCcaacttaaaagtaaaatttttatCCACTAGACTATCTAACCAAAAATAAAGCGAACATAAACATCAagtaattatcatttttttcactGCAAGAGATTAAGGTATCAAaactaacaagtaacaactCAAATAGTAacactaagtaaaaaaaaaaaaaaaaactcaaatagtAAAACTCTCTGCCAAATTATACAGTACTACTCTTGTTGTTGATTGACAAAAAAACAACActtgtaatataaaaaataaaaacattttggAAGCAAAGAAGGTGTTATGGAGATCCCTTATTAATGGAAATCGATGTGAATTCATGTTTCCACATTTAACCATATGAGAAACTATTTTACCAATGTTAAGAAAaacttctattttatttttgccaaaaaattatttcttaacTTTTATTAATGGGCTAGCCAACCTGGCCCAACCCTGGAAAAAATTAGGCCCGATGGGTTGACCCTAAAAAAAAGGGcctttcttttgaatttttgtcCCCCCACCCCCAATACGCTTCTCTTCTTacgcaaaaaaaataaatccattCTTTGCACTTGAATATTAAGTAACCAAGTAATtgagttcaagtggttaatgaattcATCTTAAGAACAATTATTAGGAGAATATGAATTTGATTCCcggtgaaaataattttttgtcagactttacttacctcgcagcTGAACCCATCCTATGGAACTA
This genomic interval from Trifolium pratense cultivar HEN17-A07 linkage group LG6, ARS_RC_1.1, whole genome shotgun sequence contains the following:
- the LOC123892986 gene encoding protein PNS1-like, which gives rise to MANLNNHTRTTQSQVQQQNLHPIEAQDSSFVNTTTVTGETVRKVFKILFYLNLVLISFLVIFITIYGLILDSLTHHFHPEKWYPPVLVSTVCAGILGFTWQWIVARHPKKALKAAFWLSPLLTCAMGILFVLIGSAVSLIAGIVSLVSAVIQSLYGCWVSKRFVYAAEIFSVSIAYPPAKTKFLACSLIIVSTVYCCFLVAGIGGARAIEKRTKLADVFIFVIILSLGWTMHVMKNAMQVTVSRVKYMHFSGGGDIDTRVAFRDTVKHLIGSVCVGSILVPIIGLFRGFARSTSLIGGETNECMFSCVSCSMGIASLLVTKGNRWGFVHVGVYNKGFVQASSDTWEMFIRVGLEELINFDLTGAFCFLSGVSVGAICSLASGIWCLVEYKDYAMEVSTYAFIIGYFMCRLAIAWPQACVSAYYVAYAENPQSTQFDSTIPVRLEQLHRSQALQDLTELRTIR